A single Geobacillus genomosp. 3 DNA region contains:
- a CDS encoding replication initiation protein: MQASAVQPKQYNNAVTKSNVLIEANYKLSTLEQKIILYLISQIHKDDDDFKMYRLPIQEFSELLGYRGSPKYTELREITKNLMRKVLEIREGQKFKQMSWVSYVEYDGNSGYVSLSFDPRLKPYLLQLKREFTTYRLKNVMELKSSYSIRMYELLKRWQYVGGFEIRLDELRMMVGAGNKYREYHNFKKRVLNPAQQEISEKTDIMFSYEEIREKRKVVSIRFRIKEKNVEPAVEVIEGKKEDHVDDQYLQFLAVLQAYDRYITEKQFAKIAVLAQKVFSDNWLDELIQTTRSILQRKDIREPIAFLTYFLNEKVQRIQAGVNPNEVTIHKDVKVVRREIVPDWLQDYEEKLAAESARSKESDEDIEQMRRDLVERLQKYKS, encoded by the coding sequence ATGCAGGCTTCGGCCGTCCAACCAAAGCAATATAATAACGCTGTCACGAAATCCAATGTGCTGATTGAGGCGAACTATAAGCTGTCAACGTTGGAACAAAAGATCATTTTGTATTTGATCAGCCAAATTCATAAAGATGACGACGATTTTAAAATGTACAGGCTACCGATACAGGAGTTTTCCGAATTGCTGGGGTATCGGGGCAGCCCAAAATACACAGAGCTGAGGGAAATCACCAAAAACTTAATGAGAAAGGTGCTTGAAATTAGGGAAGGACAGAAGTTTAAGCAAATGAGCTGGGTTTCATATGTGGAATACGATGGAAATTCAGGATATGTCAGCCTGTCTTTTGATCCTCGCTTAAAGCCATATCTTCTACAGCTTAAAAGGGAGTTCACGACGTATCGTTTGAAGAACGTAATGGAGCTGAAAAGCTCTTATTCTATCCGAATGTACGAGCTTTTGAAACGTTGGCAATATGTCGGGGGATTTGAAATTCGGCTCGATGAATTGAGGATGATGGTCGGAGCTGGGAACAAGTACAGGGAATATCACAACTTCAAAAAGCGCGTACTTAATCCAGCGCAACAGGAAATTTCGGAGAAAACGGATATTATGTTTAGTTACGAAGAAATAAGGGAAAAGCGAAAAGTTGTATCAATTCGGTTTCGCATAAAAGAAAAAAACGTTGAGCCAGCTGTTGAGGTGATTGAAGGGAAAAAGGAAGATCATGTTGATGATCAGTATCTGCAGTTTTTGGCTGTTTTGCAGGCATACGATCGATACATAACAGAAAAGCAATTCGCTAAGATTGCTGTTCTAGCCCAAAAGGTATTCAGTGACAATTGGCTGGATGAACTAATTCAAACAACCAGGAGCATCTTACAACGTAAAGATATTCGCGAACCGATCGCTTTTCTCACGTATTTCTTGAATGAAAAAGTGCAGCGTATCCAAGCTGGAGTTAATCCTAATGAAGTGACAATCCATAAGGACGTCAAGGTTGTCCGCCGGGAAATTGTGCCTGATTGGCTTCAGGACTATGAGGAGAAACTCGCTGCAGAGAGCGCCAGAAGCAAGGAATCTGATGAAGATATTGAACAGATGCGTCGTGACCTTGTGGAGAGGTTGCAGAAGTATAAAAGTTAA